A genomic stretch from Alphaproteobacteria bacterium includes:
- a CDS encoding ABC transporter permease — MVGSIVLIWFFLAYSGLVREDFLPTPVAVFVAGINGVGDGSLLTNTAVSVGEIMSGFILASILAVPLGILMGSFRVVEAAIEPVTNFVRYLPVSALIPLLILWVGIGVEEKIAVIFIGTFFQQVVLVADVSRGVSSDLLDVSYTLGAGRRTVVSRVLIPATMPGVMDTLRVTLGWAWTYLVVAELVAANKGLGYFILSSLRGLFTDQIFLGIVVIGLLGLLTDKLFKVFRNRLLPWAMNV; from the coding sequence ATGGTTGGGTCGATCGTCCTCATCTGGTTCTTCCTGGCCTATAGCGGGCTGGTGCGGGAGGATTTCCTGCCCACACCGGTCGCCGTCTTTGTCGCGGGAATCAACGGCGTTGGCGATGGTTCTCTGTTGACCAATACAGCGGTCAGCGTCGGTGAGATCATGTCCGGCTTCATCCTGGCGTCGATCCTCGCGGTACCGCTTGGCATTCTCATGGGGAGCTTCAGAGTGGTCGAGGCCGCGATCGAACCGGTGACGAACTTCGTTCGGTACCTCCCGGTTTCGGCCCTCATCCCGCTCCTCATTCTTTGGGTCGGAATCGGAGTCGAGGAGAAAATCGCGGTCATATTCATCGGCACATTTTTCCAGCAGGTCGTCCTGGTCGCCGACGTCTCGCGCGGCGTCTCGAGCGATCTTCTGGACGTGTCCTATACGCTCGGCGCGGGCAGGCGCACGGTCGTCAGTCGCGTTCTCATCCCCGCGACGATGCCGGGTGTGATGGACACATTGCGGGTAACACTCGGTTGGGCATGGACATATCTGGTGGTGGCCGAGCTGGTCGCCGCCAATAAGGGCCTCGGGTACTTCATACTCAGCTCGTTGCGGGGGCTTTTCACCGACCAGATTTTTCTCGGCATCGTGGTCATCGGTCTTCTGGGGCTGCTCACGGACAAGCTGTTCAAAGTTTTTCGAAATCGGCTTCTGCCCTGGGCCATGAACGTTTGA